From Paenibacillus physcomitrellae, the proteins below share one genomic window:
- the kdpF gene encoding K(+)-transporting ATPase subunit F: MIWVLLALTAALFLYLTYALIHPEEF; encoded by the coding sequence ATGATCTGGGTACTGCTGGCTTTGACAGCTGCGTTGTTTCTTTATTTAACTTATGCGCTTATTCATCCGGAAGAATTTTAG